Part of the Caulifigura coniformis genome, GATCTGGGCCATCCTCGCCGTCGTCCTCTGGCTGCTGCTCGGTCGCACTGTCGTCGGCCGCCATCTGTACGCCATGGGAGGCAACGAACAGGCAGCCCGCCTCAGCGGCATCCGCACCGATCACCTGAAGTGGCTCGCCTACTGCATCAGCGCCGTCACGGCCGCCATCGCCGGCATCCTCTACACGTGCTACATCGGCACGGCCGACCCCAGCCGCGACGGCATGGGCTACGAGCTCAACGCCATCGCCGCATCGGTTGTTGGCGGCTGCTCCCTCGCGGGAGGCATCGGCTCGATCAGCGGCGTCATGCTCGGTGCGCTGTTCCTCCGGGTCGTCATCGACTCCGTCGAGAAATCGTTCAAGACCCGTCCCGATCTCTTTGAAGGCCAGGTCGTCGGGGCGCTGGTCGTCCTCGCCGTCGCGTTCAACGAACTTCGCAAAACCGGCGGCTTCCGCAGGCAGTTCTTCCCGGGACTGATCGGCTGGATCAGCGTGGCCATCCTCGCGATTCTCGCCGGCCTCATCACGGGGGCAACCACCACCGAGAACAAGCTCAACAGCGCCCTGGTCGTCGGCGCCGCCGTCGCGGTGGCGCTCGGCATCAAGGCAGCGATGGAACGCGTGGCCGCGAAGAAACGCTGATGATCGCCCCTGCCCCGATTATCGACATTCGGGTGGATGGCACGCCCTGACGACAGGAAGGGCGTGGCAAACGTTGCCAAGCCCCGCCTCGCGGTCCACGATCTTTATTTCGCAGCACAATGAAGTTCGCCACGCCCTTGGCAGGGCGTGCCACCCTCTAAGCCAGCACATCCCGATGATCGACGCCGCTCCCATCATCGACATTCGCAACGTCGCCAAACGCTTTGGCGGCGTGGTCGCCCTCAGCAACGTCTCGTTCGACGTGCGCCCCGGCGAGTTCCACGCCATCTGCGGAGAGAACGGGGCCGGCAAGAGCACCCTGATGAAGATCCTTTCCGGGGTCTACACCAGCTATGAAGGCGAGATCCGGCTGCGCGGCGAACTCGCCGCATTCCAGGGGACCCGCGACGCCGAGTCGGCCGGCATCAGCATCATCCACCAGGAACTGAACCTCGTGGAACAACTCTCGGCCGCTGCCAACATCTTCCTCGGACGCGAACTCCGGGGACGCTTCGGACTGCTCGACGACCGGGCCATGGAGAAAGCCGCCGCCGGCCTCTTCCAGCAACTCGACTGCAAAATTGATCCGCGGGCCCGCATCTCCGAGCTGCGCATCGGCGACCAGCAGCTCGTCGAGATCGCCAAGGCCATCGCACTGAAGACCGACGTCCTGATCATGGACGAGCCGACGTCCGCCCTCACCGAAACCGAAGTCGAGCGTCTCTTCGGAGTCATCGAACGGCTTCGCCGGCAGGGTGTCACGATTCTCTACATCTCGCACAAGATGGACGAGGTCTTCCGTCTGTCCGACCGCATCACAGTCCTCCGCGACGGCAAGGTCGTCAAAACGCTCGACCGCGCTGCAACGAACCCCCACGAGATCGCCCACCTGATGGTCGGCCGCGAGATCGAGTCGGTGAATCTCGGGGACGGCCGGACTCCCGGCGAAGTGGTGCTCGGGGTCGAGAACCTTTCACTCGCCTGGCCCGGCCATGCCCGCAAATGGCGACTGAAAGACATTGCGTTTGAGCTGCGTCGCGGCGAAGTGCTGGGTTTTGCCGGATTGATGGGGGCAGGCCGCACGGAGCTGATGGAATGCCTGTTCGGCGCCCAGTCCGATCCGATGCAGGGATCGATCCGGCTGGAAGGCCGCGAGGTCCGCTTCGGACATCCCTCGGAGGCCAAGGCCGCCGGCGTCGCCATGGTGACCGAAGATCGCAAGCGTTTCGGGCTCTTCGCACAGATGGTCGTCCGCGAGAACATCACGGTCTGCACGCTTGAGGAATCGACGAAGGCCGGCCTCATCAGCACCAGCGCGGAGCGTGAAAAGACCCGCGAATCCATCCGGCAGCTCGGCGTCAAAACGAACGGGCCCGAGGCGCCGATCACCAGCCTGTCCGGGGGCAACCAGCAGAAGTGCATCATCGCCCGCTGGCTGCGGACGAACCCCAAAGTCCTGCTCCTCGACGACCCGACACGCGGCATCGACGTCGGCGCCAAGGCCGAACTCTACAAGCTCATTGATGGCCTCTGCCGTGAAGGCCTCGGCATCATCGTGACGTCCAGCGAGCTTCCCGAACTGATCACACTTTGCGACCGCGTTCTCGTGCTCTGCGAAGGCCGCCTCACCGGCGAATTGAAACGCGGCGAGGTGACCGAAGAACGACTCATGGAACTGGCGACGAGCATCTCCCCCAAAGAATCGTAAGGGGGGAACAAGAGCCGCCGCGATCAGCTGAAGTCTTCTTCGTCTTTCTGCACGGCCTTTTTCGGATAGCCCATCCACTGCAGCGACTTGGCACACTTGTTCTCCGTGCCCGCTTCCAGCGCCTTCAGGACGTCCTGCACCGTGCGGTTCATCGGGAGCTCGCGCTCGAGCTTCTTCACGACCTCAGGCGGAACGTTGATCGCCCCCTGCCCGGGGCCCCCTTCGACGAACGATCGCTTCTGGTCGAACACGGCCCAGAAGACCGCCCGCTTGTGAAGCTTCGCCCCGTCGCGGGCCTTGTCCGCATCCCCGCCTTTCGCCCGCTGGCCGGCCACCGTGTAAAGGTCCGACCGCTCGAAGATGACGGCGAGAACGTTCCAGTCTTTGCGGCTGAACCAACCCATGAACTGACCTCGAAAGTGCTGTCGTGAATCGTCGCTTGTGGATTCGCAGAATTCAGTGCGTACGGGCGCGAAGCACCGCTTCCGCCAGAACGCGTTCGACGAGCACGCCCGTCACATGCCGCCGGAATTCCTGCGTCCCCCGCATGTCGGTGATCGGAGAGATGATCCCGACGACCGCGGCGGCCGCGTCTCTGTAGGCCGCTTCATCCGCCGGGCGGCCGACGAGCAGGCGGCCTGCTTCCTCGGCGAAAAGCGGAGTCGGAGCAACGGCGCCGACGCCGATGCGTGCGGCGGTGATCTGTGATTTCGAGTCGTCCAGCATCACGCAGGCGCCGACGCCGACCACCGCGATATCCATCTCGTTTCGCGGGATGAACCGCCGATAGTGCGATCCCGAATTCGCCGCGACAGGCATCCGGAACTCGACCACGATCTCGCCTCCCTGCAGCACGTTCTTCCCCGGCCCGGTGCAGAACTGCTCGATCGGCACTTCACGCCGGGCCCCGCCGGGGCCAGCGATCACGACAACGGCCGACAGCGCAATCAACGACGGGATCGAATCCGCGGCCGGGCCGGACGTGCAGACATTGCCGCCGATGCTGGCACGGCTCTGGATCTGCATGCCGCCGATGATGTGTGCGGAATCGGAGAGCGCAGAGTACGACTTCCTGATCCGCTCATCGCCATAGAGCCTGTAGCAGGGAACAGCTGCTCCCAGTCGCAGTCCGGCGTCCGTGATCTCCAGGTGATTCAGCTCGGGAAGCTTCTTGACGTCGATGATCAGGTCGGGCGCCAGGCGGCCTGTCCGCACGTGATCGATCAGGTCGGTTCCCCCGGCCATGGGGCGGACAGCCTGTCCGGACGACATCAGCTCCAGCGCCTGGGTGAGCGTGGTCGGCGATTCGTACTCGAAGTCTCTCATGGAGTCAGATCCGGCGCTCGCATGCGGTGCAGGGGACGCCGACCGGGGTGACGGCCGACGATGCGAAGGTATCCGCGCCGCCCCCATGCCGCCAGTTTGTGAGCGGTCATTGTTCCCCGGTGTTCGTCGGGATGTAGCGGTTCATCATCCCGGCGTAGTCCTCACGGACCGGACTGAAGACATCAAGCACCAGCACCGGCCCTTCAATGGCGACCGCCCGATGCGGGACATTGCCCGGAATCAGGAACATGGCCCCCGGCCCGACAATTCGCGTCTCGTCGCCGATCGAGAGCTGCAGCTTTCCCCGGATCAGCATCCCACCTTGCTCGTGCGGATGGTGATGCCACGGAATCTCCGCCCCGGTTTCCATTTCGAGATGCGAAAGCATCAGGTTCTTGCCGTGAGGCGTACGCAACCGGCAGCCGGGCAGCGGCTCCAGAGCAGGAATGGAGTCGAGGTCGATGAAACCCATGAGAGATCCTCCAGTGCCGTGCGGCTTGTCCGCCCGCATTGTCAGGAATGCATTGTCTGCGTGCGAGCGAGCACCGGCTCTGTACGCCGCCCGCACGCGGGCAGAATCTCCAGGTCGACGACCAGCGGCAGATGATCGGAAGCGACCCGCGTGAGGCGCGTTCGCGGCACGTCGGTTTCAATCACCCGAAATCCATCGCCGGCAAAGATGTGGTCGATGCGGCGAAGGGGAAATCCGGATGGCCACGTGGCGAGTCCCCGTTGCCGGTCCGCAAGCTGCACATCTCGGAGCGTCTGTCCGAGGCCGCGACAGATCGACGAGCCGGGTGGGGAATTGAGGTCACCGCAGAGAATCGTTCGGGCATGGGCCACTCCCAGGCAGGGCCAGTCGGCCCCCAGCAGCGTGGCCAGCTGCTGAAGTCGGTCGGCCTCGGTCAGCCCCAGGTGAGTGGAGATCACTTCAATCGGCTCGTCACCGATGGTCACGGTCGCCCACACCGCACCGCGCGGCTCGGAGCGGCCGCGTCCCGGAGAAAGCAATGCCGCCCGCTTCAGCGTCATGGGCCACCGGCTCAGGATCGCGTTGCCGTAGCGTTCGCCCGTCACGTCGATCGCCGCGCCGAAATGCATCTTCATCTCGAGCAGGTCGGCGATGATCTGTGCCTGGTCGACCGATCGACTCCGCAATCGGCCGACATCCAGTTCCTGGAGCGCGATGACGTCGGCGTCCAGACTCAGGAGCACGCGCGCGATACGGGCCGGTGAAAGCCGACCGTCCAGCCCGATGCAGCCATGCACGTTGTAAGTCGCCACGCGGAGGAATGTCCGGTCGGATGAAGGCGCGGCGGCCCCGCGCTTCGGACGCTCGAGCCACTCCAGCGCCATGTCCCGGAGGACTTTTGGACGCAGTTCGCCGCGAATCGTGCAGGCGGTCTCCGGAGGCAGGATGGCAAAGCCACTTGTTTCATTGGGGCCAGGTCCGCCATGCGCTCCGAGTTCATCAACGAAGGAAATCGAAGTCTCTCCCCGACGCCACCCGGCGATGATCAGGTCGCCTGCGTCGGGATGCGAACACAGCCGCGAGAAGTCTCTGGCGACCGAGTCCAGGTGCGGATGGTCCACGCCGAACACTTCCGCCGCCTGTTCCGGGAGCTGGAACAGGCCTGCCGACGTCCGGAGATGAACTGTCTCCCCGTCACGGTACATCACCATCGGAATCCGCGCGTCGACCACCAGGCGCCGGGCCACATCTTCGCGGAGGGAGTTCGCCATGGGGCCCGGCCAGTAGATCGATCCCTGCGGACCAATCGCGACGGTCAATGGCGCCATGGATGCCGCGTCACCCGTCCCTTTCGCTTCAGACTCGTCGGCCTCCAGTGGCGGAACGCACTCGGCCGGCAGTAAGTCGCGACAGGCTTCGCACACCGCCTCGTTGATCGACCGCCCTGCGAACACGGAATACGGGATCGTCGCTTCCTGCCCGTGATCGGCGATGATCCACACCTGGTAATTCCGCCGCGGCGACGCGTGGGCCGCATGCCAGATCCTCTGAATGCTGCGGTCGATGTCGCGCAGCATGCGGTGCGGGATGTCGGCATCCGGACCGCAGTGATGTGCGACGTCGTCATATCCCAGGAAGTTGCCATGCACGCGCTCGACGCCGCGGATCGCATCGGACTCAATGGCCGTCGCCGTCACTTCACGAAGCACGACGCTCGCCACCAGATGCCGAGGAATGAACTTGAGCTCAGCCACCCAGTTTCTGACCCGGGATCGACGCCGGACGAGCCGCCAGGTCGACAGGACCGTCTCGCGAATGATTGCGGCGAACATCCTCACCATGGCGGGAAGGTGCAGGAAAACCAGCAGGCCTTTCGTCCAGACTCCGGCCTCATCGAGCCGTTTCCAGCGCGTGCGTCCGGGGCAGAACTGGGCGTCATCCGCTCCTCCGGAGTAGATGTCGCAATAGGCGGCCCCTCCCCCGAGAAGCCCCGGCGATTGCGCGGCGAGTTCCTTTTCAATGGGCTCGGCGATCTCGGTCGCGAGCATCTCGACCACCTTGCCGCTGCGATGGTCCCGGAAGCTGAACGCGGGGACGATCTGCTCGACGCCGTAGAACAGTTCCCCCAGCACGGCGGGCGTCGTGGCGGGCTGCCCGGAATACTGCGTCTCGATGCGATGGCGGTCGCGATGAACGAGCGATGCGATGAACGGGATGCGACCACGCTGGATCGCCTCCTCCAGCCGGGAGCGCGACAGCCCGTCAATCTGCAGGATGATCAGGCCCGGATCGTCCGAGGGAGGATGGACAGGCTCCAGCCCCAGCAGCCGCACGATGATCTCTCGCCGGCTGAACCATCGCCGCACGAGACGTCCCAGGGCCACGAAATGCCGGAAAACCGGAACTCGCGACGGGGCAGCATGATGCCGAAGGTCGGCGTTGGAAACGGGCTGTGCAGACATAATCCAGCGGGCTTGTGAACAATTCGGCTCACCGATTGTCGCAGCACGCGCTATGCCGACCAGCCCCGATTCTCTCTCATCGCTCTCCGCGTGATGCTCAGGCAACTCCGCACTGAACACCGCCACCCGCCACCGCGCGTTCGAGCCTTCCCGCTTCGCGGGTTTACAGCCCGAACGACCGTTTCAGCACCTCGGAGTTGACCTCCCCGAAGCGGAAGACACTTCCGGTCTCGAGGTTGTGAAACACGATCTCCGCGGGGCTGAACAGGAGCGGGTCGATCTTGTAGAAGTCGTGCCCCGATTCCTTGAAGATGTCGACAAACGGCTTGCCATAAGCGCTCGACGACGACGACGGCACATTCGGGCCGATCATCCGCAGCTCCTCGTCTTCCGCTTCGACCCACAACGTCACCCGGCCGCCGTACAGGATCGCATCATTCGTCCGGCCGATCGCCGCGAGATCATCGGCAGCAACCGGGCTGATCGGGGCGGTTCCAAAAGCGCTCACAACCTGCGTGGTGTCGAAGCCGAGTTCGTGCAGCTTGTGCAGCGCCGTTTCGACACTGCGGGCGACGACCTGCATGTTCCCCGCAATGCTCGACGTCGGAGCCGCGAGCAGCGCGACCCGCTCCGGTTCCACCTTGCACTTCTCGGCGATCAGTTTGACCACCTTCAGATCGGGCAGGCGACCCGTTTCCAGGACGCCAATGACGGCCGTGGCGTCTTCGCGATAATCGAGCTGGCTGAAAATGGCTTCGTCGGCATACGCCGCCCGCATCGGCCCCGACCCCATCCCGAAGAACTTGCCGACATTCACCTTCCAGCCCGCATACTGGCTAAGCAGACACGCTTCCGTTGGATTGTCGGTCGAAACGTTCAGGTGCGGCCACGTGCAGCCGGCCACTTCACCGTTCGAGATCTGGATCTCTCCCAGGCCCGCCATGCAGATTTCCGCCAGTGCCAGGCCGGCCGCCAGGCTTCCGGTCGTCTCGACACCGAAATCCAGGATGCAGCCGGCTCCCTGGACGTCCACCGCCTCCACCCGCAGTTCATCCACCGCGGCCAGCGCCTGGTTCACCAGGCTGAACGCGGCGTCGTTCAGCAGCGACGGATTCTCCTCGGCGCCTTCTTCGAAGTCGTCCTCGGGCAGTTCAAAGTCTTCAGACATCAGGTTTCAGGATTCCGGATCCAGGAAGTCAGGAGAAAAAGTTAAGGTCAGCCGCGGCTCAGAACACAGCGGAAGCCGATGGCGTCATTGCGTGCGGAAGGTCCAATGGCTCGGCGACTCGAACTGCGGAGCCAGGTGGAGTCGTCTTTCCACGACCCGCCACGCATGACGCGACGGGACGCCGGCTTGTCGTTCGATTCGGCCGTGTCACGCCAGGGAGTTCCGTCTGTCGGAGCTCCGGAAGAGTCGGCGTGCCAGTCGTCGCTGCAGTATTCCCACAGGTAGCCGTGGACGTCGTAAAGCCCCCAGGGATTCGGCTTCAGCACTCCCACCGCCGGATCGTTTCCCGCCGCGTTGCCTGTATGCCAGGCGTATTGGTCAAGGAGGGTCGCCTTCGGCGCCACATCCCCCGTCGCCTGCGCCTCGTCGCCGAAGCTGTAGGTCGTCGTTGTTCCGGCCCGGCAGCAGTATTCCCATTCGCTCTCCGACGGCAGCCGGATCACGTCATCGTTTCCGATCAGCTTGACCGCCCGCAGTCGTGCCGTCGCCTTCTCACAGAAATCGTTCGCCTCTTCCCAGCTCATCGATTCGACGGAATTGCGCGGCCCCTTCCAGCGGCTCGGATTCGAGCCCATCACCGCTTCATAGAGATTCTGCGGGACCTCGTACTTCGCGATGGAGAACGAGTAGGCGAAGGTCACTTCGCGGGCGGGTTGCTCTCCCCCCTGCTGGAACGATTTCGGAAACCGCCCGACGCCCGGAGTGATCTCCACGAATTCGTCGACGAACGTCTTGAGCAGTTTCAGGTGCGCAGGCGATTCCGCGCCACAGGCCGTCGCCCCAGCCATCAGCGTCAGCACGGCAGCGGAGAACAGCATTCGGAAAAGGGATCGCATGGTCGGCGGAATCCTTGCCAGCTCCTGTGCAGGGCATGCCAGCCATGAACGCTCAATCACGAAGTCGAGCATGCACCCCGTTGACGTTCGCCTGGCCACCAGGAGTCGTCTCAGGTCGGAACACCGGGAACAGTCAGCGACTGCCCATTGTGGCGACTCGTCAGCGACATGAGAAACGGGCCGGCCGCCCGGCTCCATTTTTCGGGCGAAGGATAGTGGCCCGCCCCCGCTCCAAACGCGCTGCGGAGCATGTCCGTGTCGATGATTCCGGGATTCAGGGCGACTGCCGCCAGCCCCTTGGGAAGATCCTGGGCGAGCGATCTGGTCATCCCCTCGATGGCCCACTTGCTCGCGCAGTATGGGGCGACGTCCGGAGACGTTGATCGACCCCATCCACTCGAAAGATTCACGATGATCCCGGACTTTCGGGCAATCATCGCCGGCGCAAACGCCCGGACGACGTGAAACACCCCGTGGACGTTCACCTCGACCACGCGGGCGAAATCCTCGACATCGACCTCCCACAAAGGAGCGTTCGCGTTGATGACTCCCGCGTTGTTGATCAGGAGGTCAGGAACCCCCACGGCCGCCGTCACCTCACTCGCCCAGTTCGCCACCGCCGCGGCGTCCCTTGTATCGACCGCGTCCATGCGGTGCGGCGCGCCGAGTTCCGAAGCCGCTTCACTCACCCGTTCATGATTCGTCCCACATCCTGCGATGGTCCAGCCCGCTTCCGCAAATCGGTCGCAGAGGGCCCTCCCCAGGCCACGGGTGGCTCCCGTAATCACGACAACCTTGCTCATGAATGACTCCGAACGCGACTTGCTCCCTGCCCCCATCCTCACAGCCACATCTGGTCAGGCGGGCGTTCCCTCCACGAGTCGCAGAATCATCGGGTCGATCAGGCTCGTCGCGACCCCCTTGGCCTCGTGGAACGTGAAGTGAGCGCTATGTTCGTGCGGGACGGAGATGATGTGTGCGCCGGCCGCCGCGCCCGCTTTCGTCCCCATCTCGCTGTCTTCCAGAACGAGCATCTCGGCCGGCTGCACTCCCAGCCGCTGGGCCGCCGTCAGGTAGATCTCCGGATGCGGTTTCCCATGCGTGACGTCTTCCGCCGTCAGCAGCGCGTCGAACCGGTTCAGAAGATCGAGACGTCCCAGCAGGTTCTCGAGGTAAGAACGCTCGGAGGACGTCGCGACCGCCTTTGGCAGGCCGCGGCGTTCGATCGCCGCCAGAAGCTCGAACAGCCCGGGCATCGGCTGCAGGATGTCATCGAGCATCGCATAGAAGATCTCCATCGACTCCGTCTGGAGCTGCTCGACCGTGTCATCGAGCCTCATCACCTCGATCAGGAAGGCCAGCGCTTCGTGCGACCGCCGGCCCATCATGCCGCGAAAGACTGCCGGCGTCGGCTCCTTGCCGCGCCGCCGCAACAGCTCGGTGCCGCTGAGCTGGAAGACTTCTTCAGTATTCACCATCAGGCCGTCGAAATCGAAGACGACCGCGCGGATCCTGGGACTGGGCTTTTCGACGTCGGGTGGGCTCATGCGGGGAGCATAGGACGCCGGTCGAAAAAGTCATTCATGGCTGCGCTCCGCAGGCCACTATTTTTCCTGCAGCGCCTTGTCGGCTTCCGTCAGCGCCTGCGCCTTTTCGGCAGCCGTCAGTTCGCGAATCCGGATGTTTTTCAGAGCGGCGACAGTCTGGTACGTCGCGAATCCGAACGGGCGGTTCGCTTCGACCTCGAGACGCACGTCGACTTTCCGGTCGCGATGGTCGAATCCCGCCAGGAACTTGTCATCGACCCAGGCGTCGACTCGCTGCCCCGTCACCCGCATCCGCACCTTGTACCACTTCCCGTTCTCCACCGGCAGGTAGCCCGTGGTTTCGTTCTCCGAGGCATCCGAGCCGTCGATCGACGAAAAGCCGGTCAGCCCCCCACCCCAGCCGCCGATGATCAGCGTGCAGGGTGATTCCTGGATCGGGAACGTCAGACCGACGAAGAAATCGCTCCCATCGACCCGCTGCGCCTCGAAGGTCATTTCGTAATCGACCTTGGGAAGCTCCTTCCCCTTCCACACGATCCCCGACATCTTCCCTTCGCCCCGCTGGATCAGCAGCGAGCCGTTTTTGACTTCGATCGGGCCGGGCTTGTAGTGGTCTGCCTGCTTCCATCCCCCCAGCGTCTTGCCGTCGAACAGCGATTCGCCCGTTTCGGCCGGTTTGGGCGCCGGAGCGGCTTTCTCCTCGGCCGGGAGGTCGACAGCAGCGGCCAGACAGCAGATGATTGCGACGCTGACGGAAAAGCGGGTCATCCCACACCTGTGTTTGACGGGTCATCCGGTATCGCGGCGGAAAAACACCTCCGCCCCTCGCAGGCCAGTCTACCGCGAGGCCTGCCATCCTGCCCCTGTGATCGCCGGGACGCGCAGATTCCGCCAGCGTGAACCCGTGCTGGACGGCCAGCACCGGCGACCTGAAACATTCCTCTTGATTCCTCTTGGGACGATCGCAGTCCTCGCCTAGATTCCGGCCCCACTGCCGCCACTGCGCCCGATTGACCTTCGTATGATTCGTTCGATCCGTTCCCACGCCCTCTCCCTCCCGAGCGCCTGGCAGCCCGAGAAGGCCAATCAGTGGACTCACGCCCTTGGGCTGATGCTCAGCCTGGTTGCGGGCGTCGTCATGATCGGAACTGTCTGGGCCACGCCCGATGCCGGTCGTCTCTGGGGATGCTCGATCTACGTCATCGCGATGATCGCCCTTTACGCCGCGTCGACGCTGTCACACAGCTTCGCCGTCGGACCGTACCGGGAGTTCTACAGGATGCTGGACCAGGTCTGCATTTTTGTCTTCATGGCAGCCTGCTTCACCCCCTTCGCCCTCACCCATCTCCGAAGCGTCTATGGCTATGGCGTCCTCATCGCGATGTGGGGCCTCGCCATCACCGGCGTCGTGATCCGCATGCGCAGCCGGTCGCAGACGTTCCCGATCGCCCTCTTCCTGCCGCTCGGCTGGCTCCCTGCGCTCACCATCACCCGCATTTATGAAGTCGGAAGCTGGCATGGACTGATCCTCGTCCTCGCCGGCGCCGCGGCCTATACCGGCGGCTTCTGGTTCCTCGCGAACGACCACCGCCGCAGCTGGTATCACCCGGCCTGGCATCTCAGCACCGTGGCGGGAACCGGCTTTCATTACCTCTTCCTGCTGGAGTTTGTCGCCCGGCACCAGGACCTGGCGGCTACGCTGGCGAACCGCTGAAAGCGTTTGCAGCGAGTCACTTAGGGGCGGACCTTCCAACCCGGAAAGGTCAGTGACGTCGACCCGCCCCTGTTCCGGAAAGCGTTCTCAAACTCTGCTTTCCGTCGAAGGCCGATGGCCGTCCGAACCGCGACCGCTCTTCGCGTGAATTTCACGCATCGCATCTGAAGTCTTCACACATCGTCCCGAGAATCCCGCCCCAACGCCGAACAGGCTGGGGGCCATCTCCAGATAGGCGAGCGGGTTTTTCTTTTCT contains:
- the mch gene encoding methenyltetrahydromethanopterin cyclohydrolase; this encodes MSEDFELPEDDFEEGAEENPSLLNDAAFSLVNQALAAVDELRVEAVDVQGAGCILDFGVETTGSLAAGLALAEICMAGLGEIQISNGEVAGCTWPHLNVSTDNPTEACLLSQYAGWKVNVGKFFGMGSGPMRAAYADEAIFSQLDYREDATAVIGVLETGRLPDLKVVKLIAEKCKVEPERVALLAAPTSSIAGNMQVVARSVETALHKLHELGFDTTQVVSAFGTAPISPVAADDLAAIGRTNDAILYGGRVTLWVEAEDEELRMIGPNVPSSSSSAYGKPFVDIFKESGHDFYKIDPLLFSPAEIVFHNLETGSVFRFGEVNSEVLKRSFGL
- a CDS encoding endonuclease/exonuclease/phosphatase family protein: MSAQPVSNADLRHHAAPSRVPVFRHFVALGRLVRRWFSRREIIVRLLGLEPVHPPSDDPGLIILQIDGLSRSRLEEAIQRGRIPFIASLVHRDRHRIETQYSGQPATTPAVLGELFYGVEQIVPAFSFRDHRSGKVVEMLATEIAEPIEKELAAQSPGLLGGGAAYCDIYSGGADDAQFCPGRTRWKRLDEAGVWTKGLLVFLHLPAMVRMFAAIIRETVLSTWRLVRRRSRVRNWVAELKFIPRHLVASVVLREVTATAIESDAIRGVERVHGNFLGYDDVAHHCGPDADIPHRMLRDIDRSIQRIWHAAHASPRRNYQVWIIADHGQEATIPYSVFAGRSINEAVCEACRDLLPAECVPPLEADESEAKGTGDAASMAPLTVAIGPQGSIYWPGPMANSLREDVARRLVVDARIPMVMYRDGETVHLRTSAGLFQLPEQAAEVFGVDHPHLDSVARDFSRLCSHPDAGDLIIAGWRRGETSISFVDELGAHGGPGPNETSGFAILPPETACTIRGELRPKVLRDMALEWLERPKRGAAAPSSDRTFLRVATYNVHGCIGLDGRLSPARIARVLLSLDADVIALQELDVGRLRSRSVDQAQIIADLLEMKMHFGAAIDVTGERYGNAILSRWPMTLKRAALLSPGRGRSEPRGAVWATVTIGDEPIEVISTHLGLTEADRLQQLATLLGADWPCLGVAHARTILCGDLNSPPGSSICRGLGQTLRDVQLADRQRGLATWPSGFPLRRIDHIFAGDGFRVIETDVPRTRLTRVASDHLPLVVDLEILPACGRRTEPVLARTQTMHS
- a CDS encoding FAD binding domain-containing protein; this encodes MRDFEYESPTTLTQALELMSSGQAVRPMAGGTDLIDHVRTGRLAPDLIIDVKKLPELNHLEITDAGLRLGAAVPCYRLYGDERIRKSYSALSDSAHIIGGMQIQSRASIGGNVCTSGPAADSIPSLIALSAVVVIAGPGGARREVPIEQFCTGPGKNVLQGGEIVVEFRMPVAANSGSHYRRFIPRNEMDIAVVGVGACVMLDDSKSQITAARIGVGAVAPTPLFAEEAGRLLVGRPADEAAYRDAAAAVVGIISPITDMRGTQEFRRHVTGVLVERVLAEAVLRARTH
- a CDS encoding sugar ABC transporter ATP-binding protein, translated to MIDAAPIIDIRNVAKRFGGVVALSNVSFDVRPGEFHAICGENGAGKSTLMKILSGVYTSYEGEIRLRGELAAFQGTRDAESAGISIIHQELNLVEQLSAAANIFLGRELRGRFGLLDDRAMEKAAAGLFQQLDCKIDPRARISELRIGDQQLVEIAKAIALKTDVLIMDEPTSALTETEVERLFGVIERLRRQGVTILYISHKMDEVFRLSDRITVLRDGKVVKTLDRAATNPHEIAHLMVGREIESVNLGDGRTPGEVVLGVENLSLAWPGHARKWRLKDIAFELRRGEVLGFAGLMGAGRTELMECLFGAQSDPMQGSIRLEGREVRFGHPSEAKAAGVAMVTEDRKRFGLFAQMVVRENITVCTLEESTKAGLISTSAEREKTRESIRQLGVKTNGPEAPITSLSGGNQQKCIIARWLRTNPKVLLLDDPTRGIDVGAKAELYKLIDGLCREGLGIIVTSSELPELITLCDRVLVLCEGRLTGELKRGEVTEERLMELATSISPKES
- a CDS encoding SDR family oxidoreductase, which encodes MSKVVVITGATRGLGRALCDRFAEAGWTIAGCGTNHERVSEAASELGAPHRMDAVDTRDAAAVANWASEVTAAVGVPDLLINNAGVINANAPLWEVDVEDFARVVEVNVHGVFHVVRAFAPAMIARKSGIIVNLSSGWGRSTSPDVAPYCASKWAIEGMTRSLAQDLPKGLAAVALNPGIIDTDMLRSAFGAGAGHYPSPEKWSRAAGPFLMSLTSRHNGQSLTVPGVPT
- a CDS encoding cupin domain-containing protein, with amino-acid sequence MGFIDLDSIPALEPLPGCRLRTPHGKNLMLSHLEMETGAEIPWHHHPHEQGGMLIRGKLQLSIGDETRIVGPGAMFLIPGNVPHRAVAIEGPVLVLDVFSPVREDYAGMMNRYIPTNTGEQ
- a CDS encoding HAD family hydrolase, which gives rise to MSPPDVEKPSPRIRAVVFDFDGLMVNTEEVFQLSGTELLRRRGKEPTPAVFRGMMGRRSHEALAFLIEVMRLDDTVEQLQTESMEIFYAMLDDILQPMPGLFELLAAIERRGLPKAVATSSERSYLENLLGRLDLLNRFDALLTAEDVTHGKPHPEIYLTAAQRLGVQPAEMLVLEDSEMGTKAGAAAGAHIISVPHEHSAHFTFHEAKGVATSLIDPMILRLVEGTPA
- a CDS encoding formylglycine-generating enzyme family protein, producing the protein MRSLFRMLFSAAVLTLMAGATACGAESPAHLKLLKTFVDEFVEITPGVGRFPKSFQQGGEQPAREVTFAYSFSIAKYEVPQNLYEAVMGSNPSRWKGPRNSVESMSWEEANDFCEKATARLRAVKLIGNDDVIRLPSESEWEYCCRAGTTTTYSFGDEAQATGDVAPKATLLDQYAWHTGNAAGNDPAVGVLKPNPWGLYDVHGYLWEYCSDDWHADSSGAPTDGTPWRDTAESNDKPASRRVMRGGSWKDDSTWLRSSSRRAIGPSARNDAIGFRCVLSRG
- a CDS encoding ABC transporter permease, with the protein product MNTLETSSPGWLGGFLRRNRNEIGLVIATIAVLAVTLFFNKSYIENPGDNTQKILRTTALLGIFAFGAATVIISGGIDLSAGSVIAFSGMLFAGIIVLLAPKSERGLPVTTDIETWIVLVAIGGTLISALLIGTFHTWLITIVGLPPFVATLASLVGLRSLAKVLVQNITATSHGQAKSTITLDNEWLLSVGQREGWWSPVLIWAILAVVLWLLLGRTVVGRHLYAMGGNEQAARLSGIRTDHLKWLAYCISAVTAAIAGILYTCYIGTADPSRDGMGYELNAIAASVVGGCSLAGGIGSISGVMLGALFLRVVIDSVEKSFKTRPDLFEGQVVGALVVLAVAFNELRKTGGFRRQFFPGLIGWISVAILAILAGLITGATTTENKLNSALVVGAAVAVALGIKAAMERVAAKKR